The Salvelinus alpinus chromosome 28, SLU_Salpinus.1, whole genome shotgun sequence genome includes a window with the following:
- the LOC139557638 gene encoding proto-oncogene tyrosine-protein kinase Src isoform X1 — translation MGGTKSKPKDISSGGGAGSLNFSPAQHTLTSNRNPAVDGTRQPTQPLTNTPELALFGGAESTSSVTSPNRGTLAGGVTTFVALYDYESRTASDLSFRKGERLQIVNNTRKLNSREGDWWLARSLTTGESGYIPSNYVAPSDSIQAEDHLRLPMASRWYFGKITRRDSERLLLGLENRKGTFLVRESETTKGAYCLSVLDYDNTKGLNVKHYKIRKLDSGGFYITSRTQFNNLQQLVAHYHKHADGLCHCLTEVCPVLKPQTQGLARDAWEIPRDSLRLDLKLGQGCFGEVWMGTWNGTTRVAIKTLKTGTMSPEAFLQEAQVMKKLRHEKLVQLYAVVSEEPIYIVTEYMGQGSLLDFLKGDMGKMLRLPQLVDMASQIASGMAYVERMNYVHRDLRAANILVGDNMVCKVADFGLARLIEDNEYTARQGAKFPIKWTAPEAALYGRFTIKSDVWSFGVLLTELATKGRVPYPGMVNREVLDQVERGYRMPCPAECPESLHDLMLTCWRKDAEERPTFEYLQGFLEDYFTSTEPQYQPGENL, via the exons ATGGGGGGAACCAAAAGCAAGCCCAAAGACATCAGCTCGGGAGGAGGGGCTGGCAGCCTCAACTTCAGCCCTGCCCAGCACACCCTCACATCCAATCGGAACCCCGCAGTGGACGGGACACGCCAGCCCACTCAGCCCCTGACCAATACCCCGGAGCTGGCCCTGTTTGGGGGTGCAGAGTCCACCAGTAGCGTCACGTCTCCTAACAGAGGGACACTCGCAG GAGGAGTGACAACGTTCGTGGCGCTGTATGACTACGAGTCTcgcactgcctctgatctgtctTTCAGGAAGGGCGAGCGGCTACAGATAGTAAACAACAC GAGAAAGTTGAACAGCAG AGAAGGGGACTGGTGGCTGGCTCGATCTCTGACTACGGGAGAAAGCGGTTACATCCCCAGCAATTATGTGGCTCCCTCCGACTCCATCCAGGCAGAAGA TCATCTCAGATTGCCTATGGCTTCCAG GTGGTATTTTGGGAAGATCACACGCCGCGATTCGGAGCGGCTCCTGTTGGGTCTGGAGAACAGGAAAGGAACGTTCttggtgagagagagcgagaccacCAAAG GTGCCTACTGTCTGTCAGTCTTGGACTATGACAACACTAAAGGGCTGAACGTGAAACATTACAAGATCAGGAAGCTGGACAGTGGAGGGTTCTACATCACCTCACGCACTCAGTTTAACAACCTACAGCAGCTTGTCGCACACTACCACA AGCACGCAGACGGACTATGCCATTGTCTGACAGAGGTGTGTCCCGTACTGAAGCCTCAGACCCAGGGCCTAGCGCGCGATGCCTGGGAGATCCCCAGGGACTCCCTCCGCCTCGACCTCAAACTGGGACAGGGATGCTTCGGAGAGGTCTGGATGG GCACGTGGAATGGTACGACGCGGGTAGCAATCAAGACCTTGAAGACAGGTACCATGTCCCCCGAGGCCTTCCTCCAGGAGGCTCAGGTCATGAAGAAGCTGAGACATGAGAAGCTTGTCCAGCTCTATGCTGTGGTGTCTGAAGAACCCATCTATATTGTTACTGAGTACATGGGACAAGGGAGCTTATTGGACTTCCTGAAGGGAGACATGGGCAAGATGCTCCGCCTTCCTCAGCTGGTAGACATGGCCTCACAG ATTGCTTCAGGGATGGCGTACGTAGAGAGGATGAACTACGTCCACAGAGACCTCAGGGCTGCCAACATCCTAGTGGGAGACAACATGGTGTGTAAAGTGGCTGATTTCGGCCTGGCCCGCCTCATAGAAGACAATGAGTACACCGCCAGGCAGG GAGCAAAGTTCCCCATCAAGTGGACAGCCCCTGAAGCTGCGCTGTATGGCCGCTTCACTATCAAGTCTGACGTCTGGTCGTTCGGGGTCTTGCTGACCGAGCTGGCCACTAAAGGCAGAGTGCCATATCCAG GCATGGTGAATCGGGAGGTGTTGGACCAGGTGGAGCGTGGTTACAGGATGCCCTGTCCAGCTGAGTGCCCTGAGTCCCTCCACGACCTCATGTTGACCTGCTGGAGGAAGGACGCTGAGGAGCGGCCCACCTTTGAGTACCTGCAGGGCTTCCTGGAAGACTACTTCACCTCCACTGAGCCCCAGTACCAGCCTGGAGAGAACCTGTAG
- the LOC139557638 gene encoding proto-oncogene tyrosine-protein kinase Src isoform X3 translates to MGGTKSKPKDISSGGGAGSLNFSPAQHTLTSNRNPAVDGTRQPTQPLTNTPELALFGGAESTSSVTSPNRGTLAGGVTTFVALYDYESRTASDLSFRKGERLQIVNNTEGDWWLARSLTTGESGYIPSNYVAPSDSIQAEEWYFGKITRRDSERLLLGLENRKGTFLVRESETTKGAYCLSVLDYDNTKGLNVKHYKIRKLDSGGFYITSRTQFNNLQQLVAHYHKHADGLCHCLTEVCPVLKPQTQGLARDAWEIPRDSLRLDLKLGQGCFGEVWMGTWNGTTRVAIKTLKTGTMSPEAFLQEAQVMKKLRHEKLVQLYAVVSEEPIYIVTEYMGQGSLLDFLKGDMGKMLRLPQLVDMASQIASGMAYVERMNYVHRDLRAANILVGDNMVCKVADFGLARLIEDNEYTARQGAKFPIKWTAPEAALYGRFTIKSDVWSFGVLLTELATKGRVPYPGMVNREVLDQVERGYRMPCPAECPESLHDLMLTCWRKDAEERPTFEYLQGFLEDYFTSTEPQYQPGENL, encoded by the exons ATGGGGGGAACCAAAAGCAAGCCCAAAGACATCAGCTCGGGAGGAGGGGCTGGCAGCCTCAACTTCAGCCCTGCCCAGCACACCCTCACATCCAATCGGAACCCCGCAGTGGACGGGACACGCCAGCCCACTCAGCCCCTGACCAATACCCCGGAGCTGGCCCTGTTTGGGGGTGCAGAGTCCACCAGTAGCGTCACGTCTCCTAACAGAGGGACACTCGCAG GAGGAGTGACAACGTTCGTGGCGCTGTATGACTACGAGTCTcgcactgcctctgatctgtctTTCAGGAAGGGCGAGCGGCTACAGATAGTAAACAACAC AGAAGGGGACTGGTGGCTGGCTCGATCTCTGACTACGGGAGAAAGCGGTTACATCCCCAGCAATTATGTGGCTCCCTCCGACTCCATCCAGGCAGAAGA GTGGTATTTTGGGAAGATCACACGCCGCGATTCGGAGCGGCTCCTGTTGGGTCTGGAGAACAGGAAAGGAACGTTCttggtgagagagagcgagaccacCAAAG GTGCCTACTGTCTGTCAGTCTTGGACTATGACAACACTAAAGGGCTGAACGTGAAACATTACAAGATCAGGAAGCTGGACAGTGGAGGGTTCTACATCACCTCACGCACTCAGTTTAACAACCTACAGCAGCTTGTCGCACACTACCACA AGCACGCAGACGGACTATGCCATTGTCTGACAGAGGTGTGTCCCGTACTGAAGCCTCAGACCCAGGGCCTAGCGCGCGATGCCTGGGAGATCCCCAGGGACTCCCTCCGCCTCGACCTCAAACTGGGACAGGGATGCTTCGGAGAGGTCTGGATGG GCACGTGGAATGGTACGACGCGGGTAGCAATCAAGACCTTGAAGACAGGTACCATGTCCCCCGAGGCCTTCCTCCAGGAGGCTCAGGTCATGAAGAAGCTGAGACATGAGAAGCTTGTCCAGCTCTATGCTGTGGTGTCTGAAGAACCCATCTATATTGTTACTGAGTACATGGGACAAGGGAGCTTATTGGACTTCCTGAAGGGAGACATGGGCAAGATGCTCCGCCTTCCTCAGCTGGTAGACATGGCCTCACAG ATTGCTTCAGGGATGGCGTACGTAGAGAGGATGAACTACGTCCACAGAGACCTCAGGGCTGCCAACATCCTAGTGGGAGACAACATGGTGTGTAAAGTGGCTGATTTCGGCCTGGCCCGCCTCATAGAAGACAATGAGTACACCGCCAGGCAGG GAGCAAAGTTCCCCATCAAGTGGACAGCCCCTGAAGCTGCGCTGTATGGCCGCTTCACTATCAAGTCTGACGTCTGGTCGTTCGGGGTCTTGCTGACCGAGCTGGCCACTAAAGGCAGAGTGCCATATCCAG GCATGGTGAATCGGGAGGTGTTGGACCAGGTGGAGCGTGGTTACAGGATGCCCTGTCCAGCTGAGTGCCCTGAGTCCCTCCACGACCTCATGTTGACCTGCTGGAGGAAGGACGCTGAGGAGCGGCCCACCTTTGAGTACCTGCAGGGCTTCCTGGAAGACTACTTCACCTCCACTGAGCCCCAGTACCAGCCTGGAGAGAACCTGTAG
- the LOC139557638 gene encoding proto-oncogene tyrosine-protein kinase Src isoform X2 translates to MGGTKSKPKDISSGGGAGSLNFSPAQHTLTSNRNPAVDGTRQPTQPLTNTPELALFGGAESTSSVTSPNRGTLAGGVTTFVALYDYESRTASDLSFRKGERLQIVNNTRKLNSREGDWWLARSLTTGESGYIPSNYVAPSDSIQAEEWYFGKITRRDSERLLLGLENRKGTFLVRESETTKGAYCLSVLDYDNTKGLNVKHYKIRKLDSGGFYITSRTQFNNLQQLVAHYHKHADGLCHCLTEVCPVLKPQTQGLARDAWEIPRDSLRLDLKLGQGCFGEVWMGTWNGTTRVAIKTLKTGTMSPEAFLQEAQVMKKLRHEKLVQLYAVVSEEPIYIVTEYMGQGSLLDFLKGDMGKMLRLPQLVDMASQIASGMAYVERMNYVHRDLRAANILVGDNMVCKVADFGLARLIEDNEYTARQGAKFPIKWTAPEAALYGRFTIKSDVWSFGVLLTELATKGRVPYPGMVNREVLDQVERGYRMPCPAECPESLHDLMLTCWRKDAEERPTFEYLQGFLEDYFTSTEPQYQPGENL, encoded by the exons ATGGGGGGAACCAAAAGCAAGCCCAAAGACATCAGCTCGGGAGGAGGGGCTGGCAGCCTCAACTTCAGCCCTGCCCAGCACACCCTCACATCCAATCGGAACCCCGCAGTGGACGGGACACGCCAGCCCACTCAGCCCCTGACCAATACCCCGGAGCTGGCCCTGTTTGGGGGTGCAGAGTCCACCAGTAGCGTCACGTCTCCTAACAGAGGGACACTCGCAG GAGGAGTGACAACGTTCGTGGCGCTGTATGACTACGAGTCTcgcactgcctctgatctgtctTTCAGGAAGGGCGAGCGGCTACAGATAGTAAACAACAC GAGAAAGTTGAACAGCAG AGAAGGGGACTGGTGGCTGGCTCGATCTCTGACTACGGGAGAAAGCGGTTACATCCCCAGCAATTATGTGGCTCCCTCCGACTCCATCCAGGCAGAAGA GTGGTATTTTGGGAAGATCACACGCCGCGATTCGGAGCGGCTCCTGTTGGGTCTGGAGAACAGGAAAGGAACGTTCttggtgagagagagcgagaccacCAAAG GTGCCTACTGTCTGTCAGTCTTGGACTATGACAACACTAAAGGGCTGAACGTGAAACATTACAAGATCAGGAAGCTGGACAGTGGAGGGTTCTACATCACCTCACGCACTCAGTTTAACAACCTACAGCAGCTTGTCGCACACTACCACA AGCACGCAGACGGACTATGCCATTGTCTGACAGAGGTGTGTCCCGTACTGAAGCCTCAGACCCAGGGCCTAGCGCGCGATGCCTGGGAGATCCCCAGGGACTCCCTCCGCCTCGACCTCAAACTGGGACAGGGATGCTTCGGAGAGGTCTGGATGG GCACGTGGAATGGTACGACGCGGGTAGCAATCAAGACCTTGAAGACAGGTACCATGTCCCCCGAGGCCTTCCTCCAGGAGGCTCAGGTCATGAAGAAGCTGAGACATGAGAAGCTTGTCCAGCTCTATGCTGTGGTGTCTGAAGAACCCATCTATATTGTTACTGAGTACATGGGACAAGGGAGCTTATTGGACTTCCTGAAGGGAGACATGGGCAAGATGCTCCGCCTTCCTCAGCTGGTAGACATGGCCTCACAG ATTGCTTCAGGGATGGCGTACGTAGAGAGGATGAACTACGTCCACAGAGACCTCAGGGCTGCCAACATCCTAGTGGGAGACAACATGGTGTGTAAAGTGGCTGATTTCGGCCTGGCCCGCCTCATAGAAGACAATGAGTACACCGCCAGGCAGG GAGCAAAGTTCCCCATCAAGTGGACAGCCCCTGAAGCTGCGCTGTATGGCCGCTTCACTATCAAGTCTGACGTCTGGTCGTTCGGGGTCTTGCTGACCGAGCTGGCCACTAAAGGCAGAGTGCCATATCCAG GCATGGTGAATCGGGAGGTGTTGGACCAGGTGGAGCGTGGTTACAGGATGCCCTGTCCAGCTGAGTGCCCTGAGTCCCTCCACGACCTCATGTTGACCTGCTGGAGGAAGGACGCTGAGGAGCGGCCCACCTTTGAGTACCTGCAGGGCTTCCTGGAAGACTACTTCACCTCCACTGAGCCCCAGTACCAGCCTGGAGAGAACCTGTAG